The following nucleotide sequence is from Phycisphaera sp..
ACGTGCTACGAGGTCGCGCGCGAGCGGCTGCTCAAGGAAGAGAGCGGCGAGGCGGACGAGCCCGACGTGCCGGCCGAGGAAGAGAAACCAGCGGAAGAGCCCGCGAGCCGGCCTAAGACCGCCGAGGAGCGCGCGGCGGCGATCCGGGCGAAGATGATGGGCAAGGCGAACCGGCGGAAGTAAGCCGCTCCGCGTGGGGCTCTGACAAGGGCTTGAACGCGGAGGTCGCGGAGGGCTCGGAGTGAAGCGAACCACAGAGGCACAGAGCCGCAGAGGAACGATGAGCAGATTGGAGGAGGGTTGAGCGGGGCCGCCTCGCACCTCAGGCTCTTCTCTGCGCCTCTGTGTCTCTGTGTTGAACTCTTCTCCTACGCCGCCTTGCCCGGCGCCAACTCCACCACCGGCACCACGTCACCGCACCCGAACGTCGCCGCTACCGCGTTCGACCAGCGGCTGACGCTGGCGGGCCCGAACGGTCCGCGGCGGCCCGGCCGCATCGCGCGGGCGCGGTAGCGCACTTCCTGGACACCGCTGGGCGGGCACTCGTCGGTCCAGGTCTTACCGGTCCCGCTCGCGACGGTCGCCCACGGGCCGGGGCGCCCGTCGAGCGGCACCACCTGCCGCTGGATCTCGTACAGCACGCCCTCGCCGGTGCCCTTGAAGCGCACCTCGATCGACCCGCGGCTCTGGAGCGTGAAGCCGCCATCTCGCGGGGCGGCGGGGGCGGGCCGGGGGCCGGGGTCGGCCGGCGGGGCGATGAACGCCCGGGCCCACACGCCCCGGTCGCCGGTGAACCTGGCGTAGCCGTCGATGCTGGTGACCAGGGCGCCAAAGGCGGCCCGGGCCTTCTTCATGGCGGTGCGGCGTGACAGGTTGGCCGCCCGGGCCAGGCTCTGCGCGCGGAGATTCTCGGCGGTTGCCTCGTCGGCGCTCTCGACCAGGGCGATCAGCGCATCGACGTGGGCGGGATCGAGCCCCAGGCTGGCGGCCCCCTGCTCCTGCCATCGCCTGGCGAGCAATCGGGCCTTGAGCAGGAACAGGGCGTCGATGCGCGGGGCGCGGCGGGCCATGATCGGGTCCTTTCTTGAGCTCCGCCGTGCGGCGGGGTGGGTCCAGAAAGTCATCGGCCGATCGCCAGGGGGACTTGATCCCGAGCCGCGCGGGCGATGATGCCGGCCGTCATGGGCGCAGGTGCTGCGCTCCTTGGGGCGTTGCCGGGGGGCTTCGAGCCAGGAGCGGGCGACATCGGGGCAGAAGTTCGGGTCTTTGCCGAGTTGACACGAACTTCTGCGGCAAAGACGCGGGGTCCTGGCGTCGTGCCGGGGGTGTCTGGGGCGGCGGCGGGCGGCACGGGAGCCGATGCGGCGCGGGGAGAGGCACCCCAATCCAAGAAAGGCCCGCTTCGCCTTGCATCCATCCCGGATGTCGATTGCAATGGACTCCGTAAGGCCGCAGGCGTCCTCCAAAACGCATCAATAGCCCAATGGTGAGCAACCCGCACGGATGCCCGGACGTATCATCCTGCAACGCGCATCCGCACACGACCGCAAGGCTCGGGCTGGCACACCACGCTGGCCCACGCCCCCGGCCGCCCAACCAACCCCCAGGGCGGCTCAAGCACAGAACCACACTCCGGACCGAGACCGCCACGCGGTTGGTCGCCGATCCGTAGGACCCGGACATTGAAGAGCCAGACCATGAGGAGCCAGACCATGGCACGATCCATCGCCCCACGCCAACCCATGGGCCATTCCCCCAGCTCTTGGGGCCCCACCGCCATGAGGGCATCCGCAGTGGCCGCCGCCGCGTGTGGCACGGCGGCGGCGATGGCCCAAGGTCCGACCATCATCGAACTGGACTTGTTGCCCAGCCCGGGGCTCCGCGGGGGTGAGCCCCGGGCCATCAACGCGGACGGCTCGGTGGTCGTGGGCTGGTCACACGCCGGCGCTTCGACCATCTCGGCCGTCCGCTGGAACGCGGCGGGCAACGTCGAGGCACTGTTCGATGACGGGGTCCGGTCGCTCGCCTTTGCCACCAATCAGGATGGCCGCTACGCCTTCGGGGAGTTCCGGACCCGCGACGGGCAGCGGGCGTTCCGATGGAGCGAGGGAACGGGGCGCGAGGACCTGGGCGTGGACCTCCCATCGCGGACCCGCGTCGCGTGGGACGCCAGCGCGGACGGCCGGGTCGCGGTGGGCGACGGCGGGACCGGGACCAACGCGTGGTGGTGGCGAGAAGGGGAAGGCATGGAGACCCTGGACATGCCCGGTTGGGACAATACCACAGCCAAGGCGGTGAGCGCCGACGGCACGATCGTGGTCGGCTCCGGGTGGCGGCCCGGCGTCGACGAGAAGACCCACCCCTACCGCTGGACCCAAGCGGCAGGGGCCGAGGATCTGGGCGTGCCCGAGCCCTGGGCGTCGGCGGAGATCCGCGCCACCAGCGACGACGCCGGCGTGATCATCGGCGAACTCAAGGACGCCGATGGGCGCTCGCGCACGGTCTACCGATGGACCGAGGCTGGCGGCTACGTCGAATTGGCCGTACCCGATGGCTTGTACGATCCTTTCCTGTTCCAGCTCAGCGACGATGGCGCGATCGCCGTGGGTGAGGCGGTCAGCCTCGCGGCGGGCAGCAGGCGGCCGATCTTCTGGACCGAAGCGACCGGCATGGTCGACCTGCAGGCCTACCTCGAGAGTACGGGTGTGGACCTGAGCGGCTGGGACTTGATCGACGCCAGCGCCATCTCGGGCGATGGCACCGCCATCGCGGGCAAAGGCAACTTCGAGGACCGCGGTTCGGCGTTCCTCATCACCGGGCTGCGGCTGCCGGGTTCTTGCCGCGTCGACCTGAACGGTGACGGCATGGCGACCGTGTTCGACTTCCTCGCGTTCCAGAACCTGTTCGAAGCCGGCGATCCGAGGGCCGACTTCGACGCCGACGGTGCGTTGACGATCCTCGACTTCCTGGCTTTCCGGGCGGCGTTCGATACTGGATGCGCGTGAGGAAAGGGCATCGGGGATCAGGCACGAGGCAATAGGAAAGCGGAGAACCAAAGATGGCCGCCTGGTCAGCCGCTCGGCTCGGTTTCACGCCCATCGACGACCTGCCGCGCCTCCACCCGCGCTTTCGAGGGCGCCGCCATCAGCACGATGCCCACGGCGATGAAGGCGATGGCGAAGCACTTGCGCATGGTCAGGGGCTCGCCCAGCATGAGGGCGCCCACGAAGACCGCCGTGACCGGGGCGACGGCGAAGGCGATGGGCTTGACCACCGAGACCTGGCCCAGGCTCAGGGCGGCATAGAAGAACACCAGCGCGAGGGCGGCGGCGAGCAGGCCGGAACCGAGCGTGAGCCGCAGCCAGTTGGCCGTCGAGAGGTTGACGCGCCAGCCGGGGATCTCGCTGGTGAGCAGGCCCGAGTGCGCGGCGGCGAGGTAGGCCAGCGCGATGAGCGGCAGGGCGACGAGCGTGCGCACGAGCAGGGCGGCGAAGGGGCCGATCTCCTTAGAGTGCAGCACCTGGCGGGTGAAGACCTCGCCGATGCCCCAGCATAAACCGGCGGCGATGGCGAGGAGGATGGCGAGGGTCGCGGGCTTCATCGGCAAGCGTACGCGACGGACTCACACTGACAGCGCGGTGAGGTCGCGCGCCGTGACGCTCGCGAGCGATGGAACCCCGAGCGTCACCCGCGAGTCGTGCTGGACCGGGCCCACCCCCACCACCGCCATGCGCGCGTTGATGGCGGCTTCGACGCCGGCGGGGGCATCCTCGACCACGACGCAGTGCGCGGGCGGTACTTCTAGTTTCTCAGCGGCCAATAGGAAGCACTGGGGGTCGGGCTTGGCCTTGGGGGCGTCGTTGCCGTCGACGGTGGCGTGC
It contains:
- a CDS encoding DMT family transporter, whose protein sequence is MKPATLAILLAIAAGLCWGIGEVFTRQVLHSKEIGPFAALLVRTLVALPLIALAYLAAAHSGLLTSEIPGWRVNLSTANWLRLTLGSGLLAAALALVFFYAALSLGQVSVVKPIAFAVAPVTAVFVGALMLGEPLTMRKCFAIAFIAVGIVLMAAPSKARVEARQVVDGRETEPSG